The nucleotide window CACCGGCCTCTGATAGATAGCGCCGAATCTCGCGGCCCCGGTTTTCCGGGGCCGCGGATCATTTACGAAACCGGGTCAGGGCCTCTTCGGATGCTGGGGCCCAGAAGCTGACGGAAGACAGAAAGCATGGCACTCAAGTCGTACAAACCGACGACGCCTGGCCAGCGTGGGCTGGTTCTGATCGACCGTTCGGAGCTTTGGAAAGGTCGTCCGGTCAAGTCCCTTACCCAGGGTCTGACCAAGAATGGCGGCCGGAACAACACCGGACGGATCACCGCGTTCCGCATTGGCGGCGGCGCGAAGCGTCTTTATCGCATCGTCGATTTCCGTCGTCGGAAACACGACATCCCGGCGACCGTGGAACGGATCGAATATGACCCGAACCGCACCGCCTTCATCGCGCTGATCCGCTACAACGACGGCGAGCAGGCCTATATCCTGGCTCCGCAGCGTCTTGCAGTTGGCGACAGCGTGATCGCCGGCGCCAAGACCGATGTCAAGCCGGGCAACGCGATGCCGTTCTCGGGCATGCCGATCGGCACGATCGTGCACAACGTCGAGCTGAAAGCCGGCAAGGGTGGCCAGCTGGCCCGCGCCGCCGGGACCTATGCCCAGTTCGTCGGCCGTGACGGTGGCTATGCCCAGATCCGCCTGTCCTCGGGCGAGCTGCGGATGGTGCGCCAGGAATGCATGGCGACGGTGGGCGCGGTCTCGAACGCCGACCATTCGAACCAGAACCTCGGCAAGGCCGGCCGGACCCGCCACCTTGGCAAGCGTCCTGCCGTTCGCGGTGTTGCCATGAACCCGATCGACCACCCGCATGGCGGCGGCGAAGGCCGCACCTCGGGCGGCCGGCACCCGGTCACTCCGTGGGGCAAGGGCACCAAGGGTAACAAGACCCGCAAGAACAAGTCGACCGACAAGTATATCGTCCGGTCGCGCAACGCGAAGAAGGGGCGCTGATCTATGGCACGTTCTATCTGGAAGGGCCCCTTTGTCGACGCTTACGTCCTGAAGAAGGCCGAAAAGTCGCGCGAGTCGGGCAAGTCGGAAGTGATCAAGATCTGGTCGCGCCGTTCGACGATCCTGCCGCAATTCGTCGGCCTCACCTTTGGTGTCTACAACGGGCAGAAGCACATCCCCGTTGCCGTCACCGAAGAGATGATCGGCCAGAAGTTCGGTGAATACTCGCCGACCCGTACCTATTACGGCCATGCCGCCGACAAGAAAGCCAAGAGGAAGTAATCGTCATGGGTAAGGAAAAGAATCCGCGCCGCGTGGCGGACAACGAAGCACAGGCGATCTCGCGCATGCTTCGTACCTCGCCGCAGAAGCTGAACCTCGTTGCCTCGATGATCCGCGGCAAGAAGGTCGAGAAGGCGCTTGCCGATCTCACCTTCTCGAAGCGCCGCATCGCCGGTGACGTGAAGAAGTGCCTGCAGTCGGCCATCGCCAACGCCGAGAACAACCACAACCTTGATGTCGACTCGCTGGTCGTCGCCGAGGCCTGGGTCGGCAAGAACCTGGTCATGAAGCGCGGTCGTCCGCGTGCGCGTGGCCGGTTCGGCAAGATCATGAAGCCGTTTTCCGAGCTGACCATCAAGGTTCGGCAGATCGAGGAGCAAGCATAATGGGTCAGAAGGTCAATCCGATCGGTATGCGCCTCCAGGTCAACCGTACCTGGGAC belongs to Frigidibacter mobilis and includes:
- the rpsS gene encoding 30S ribosomal protein S19, producing MARSIWKGPFVDAYVLKKAEKSRESGKSEVIKIWSRRSTILPQFVGLTFGVYNGQKHIPVAVTEEMIGQKFGEYSPTRTYYGHAADKKAKRK
- the rplV gene encoding 50S ribosomal protein L22, whose product is MGKEKNPRRVADNEAQAISRMLRTSPQKLNLVASMIRGKKVEKALADLTFSKRRIAGDVKKCLQSAIANAENNHNLDVDSLVVAEAWVGKNLVMKRGRPRARGRFGKIMKPFSELTIKVRQIEEQA
- the rplB gene encoding 50S ribosomal protein L2, translating into MALKSYKPTTPGQRGLVLIDRSELWKGRPVKSLTQGLTKNGGRNNTGRITAFRIGGGAKRLYRIVDFRRRKHDIPATVERIEYDPNRTAFIALIRYNDGEQAYILAPQRLAVGDSVIAGAKTDVKPGNAMPFSGMPIGTIVHNVELKAGKGGQLARAAGTYAQFVGRDGGYAQIRLSSGELRMVRQECMATVGAVSNADHSNQNLGKAGRTRHLGKRPAVRGVAMNPIDHPHGGGEGRTSGGRHPVTPWGKGTKGNKTRKNKSTDKYIVRSRNAKKGR